From Cellulosimicrobium sp. ES-005, one genomic window encodes:
- a CDS encoding GH1 family beta-glucosidase, whose protein sequence is MTTDTTAPVAVDAQAAPASSGRRTFPTDFLWGSATAAYQIEGAAAEGGRTPSIWDTYSHTPGRTLNGDTGDVADDHYHRWQEDVQHIADLGLGAYRFSISWSRVQPGGTGPLNPEGVAFYSRLVDALLEKGVKPVVTLYHWDLPQELEDAGGWANRDTAHAFAEYARHMARELGDRVDTWTTLNEPWCSAYLGYGSGVHAPGRTEPAAALAAVHHLNLAHGLAVQAIRDELGEDAKTSVTLNLHVIRPDDPSSAADLDAVRKIDALANRAFLAPMLDGEYPADLLADTAHVSDWSFVREGDLETVRQPLSILGVNYYSTVRVRHFSGEGERSENDGHGASSHSPWIGVDDVEFVQQPGPYTAMGWNIEPAGMTELLVSVATTYPHQPMMVTENGAAFADEVTVDADGTPRVHDDRRVAYLHDHVDAVGAAIDAGADVRGYFAWSLLDNFEWGYGYDRRFGIIRVDYDTLERTWKDSAHWYRRLVTSNELPAVDETA, encoded by the coding sequence GTGACCACCGACACCACCGCCCCCGTCGCCGTCGACGCGCAGGCCGCGCCCGCGTCGTCGGGCCGCCGCACGTTCCCCACCGACTTCCTCTGGGGCTCCGCCACCGCCGCCTACCAGATCGAGGGCGCCGCCGCCGAGGGCGGCCGCACGCCGTCCATCTGGGACACCTACTCCCACACCCCGGGCCGCACGCTCAACGGCGACACGGGCGACGTCGCGGACGACCACTACCACCGGTGGCAGGAGGACGTGCAGCACATCGCGGACCTCGGCCTCGGGGCGTACCGGTTCTCCATCTCGTGGTCGCGCGTCCAGCCGGGCGGCACCGGCCCGCTCAACCCCGAGGGCGTCGCGTTCTACTCGCGCCTCGTCGACGCGCTCCTCGAGAAGGGCGTCAAGCCCGTCGTCACGCTCTACCACTGGGACCTCCCGCAGGAGCTGGAGGACGCCGGGGGCTGGGCCAACCGCGACACCGCGCACGCGTTCGCCGAGTATGCCCGCCACATGGCGCGCGAGCTCGGCGACCGGGTCGACACCTGGACGACCCTCAACGAGCCGTGGTGCTCCGCCTACCTCGGCTACGGCTCCGGCGTGCACGCGCCCGGCCGCACCGAGCCCGCCGCGGCGCTCGCGGCCGTGCACCACCTGAACCTCGCGCACGGCCTCGCCGTCCAGGCGATCCGCGACGAGCTCGGCGAGGACGCGAAGACGTCCGTCACGCTCAACCTGCACGTCATCCGCCCCGACGACCCGTCGTCGGCCGCGGACCTCGACGCGGTGCGGAAGATCGACGCGCTCGCCAACCGCGCGTTCCTCGCGCCCATGCTCGACGGCGAGTACCCTGCCGACCTGCTCGCCGACACCGCGCACGTGAGCGACTGGTCGTTCGTGCGGGAGGGCGACCTCGAGACGGTGCGCCAGCCGCTGTCGATCCTCGGCGTCAACTACTACTCGACCGTGCGCGTGCGCCACTTCTCCGGCGAGGGCGAGCGGTCCGAGAACGACGGCCACGGCGCGTCGAGCCACAGCCCGTGGATCGGCGTCGACGACGTGGAGTTCGTCCAGCAGCCCGGCCCGTACACCGCCATGGGCTGGAACATCGAGCCCGCCGGCATGACCGAGCTGCTCGTGTCGGTGGCGACGACGTACCCGCACCAGCCGATGATGGTCACCGAGAATGGCGCCGCGTTCGCCGACGAGGTCACGGTCGACGCCGACGGGACCCCCCGCGTGCACGACGACCGCCGCGTCGCCTACCTGCACGACCACGTCGACGCCGTGGGCGCCGCGATCGACGCGGGCGCCGACGTGCGCGGGTACTTCGCGTGGTCCCTGCTCGACAACTTCGAGTGGGGCTACGGCTACGACCGCCGGTTCGGCATCATCCGCGTCGACTACGACACGCTCGAGCGCACGTGGAAGGACTCCGCGCACTGGTACCGCCGCCTCGTGACGTCGAACGAGCTCCCCGCGGTCGACGAGACCGCCTGA
- the nrdF gene encoding class 1b ribonucleoside-diphosphate reductase subunit beta: MSPTGKLKLIDRVSAINWNRLEDEKDLEVWDRLVGNFWLPEKVPVSNDIQSWNTLTAEEQQLTMRVFTGLTLLDTIQGTVGAVSLIPDAITPHEEAVYTNIAFMESVHAKSYSSIFSTLCSTREIDDAFRWSEENPNLQRKAEIVMEYYKGDSPLKRKVASTLLESFLFYSGFYLPMYWSSRAKLTNTADLIRLIIRDEAVHGYYIGYKFQKGLEKLSPEERDELKAYTFELLFELYDNEVQYTEDLYDGVGLTEDVKKFLRYNANKALMNLGYEALFPKDETDVNPAILSALSPNADENHDFFSGSGSSYVIGKAVNTEDDDWDF, from the coding sequence ATGTCGCCCACGGGGAAGCTCAAGCTCATCGATCGCGTGAGCGCGATCAACTGGAACCGTCTCGAGGACGAGAAGGACCTCGAGGTGTGGGACCGCCTCGTCGGGAACTTCTGGCTGCCCGAGAAGGTGCCGGTGTCGAACGACATCCAGTCGTGGAACACGCTCACCGCGGAGGAGCAGCAGCTCACGATGCGGGTGTTCACCGGTCTGACGCTGCTCGACACGATCCAGGGCACGGTCGGCGCGGTGTCGCTCATCCCGGACGCGATCACGCCGCACGAGGAGGCGGTGTACACCAACATCGCGTTCATGGAGTCGGTGCACGCCAAGAGCTACTCGTCGATCTTCTCGACGCTGTGCTCGACGCGCGAGATCGACGACGCGTTCCGCTGGTCGGAGGAGAACCCGAACCTCCAGCGCAAGGCCGAGATCGTCATGGAGTACTACAAGGGCGACTCGCCGCTCAAGCGCAAGGTCGCGAGCACGCTGCTCGAGTCGTTCCTCTTCTACTCCGGCTTCTACCTGCCGATGTACTGGTCGTCGCGCGCCAAGCTGACGAACACGGCCGACCTCATCCGCCTCATCATCCGGGACGAGGCCGTGCACGGGTACTACATCGGCTACAAGTTCCAGAAGGGCCTCGAGAAGCTCAGCCCCGAGGAGCGGGACGAGCTCAAGGCGTACACGTTCGAGCTGCTCTTCGAGCTCTACGACAACGAGGTGCAGTACACGGAGGACCTGTACGACGGCGTCGGGCTGACCGAGGACGTCAAGAAGTTCCTGCGGTACAACGCGAACAAGGCGCTCATGAACCTCGGCTACGAGGCGCTCTTCCCCAAGGACGAGACCGACGTCAACCCGGCGATCCTCTCGGCCCTGTCGCCGAACGCGGACGAGAACCACGACTTCTTCTCCGGGTCGGGCTCGTCGTACGTCATCGGCAAGGCCGTGAACACCGAGGACGACGACTGGGACTTCTGA
- the nrdE gene encoding class 1b ribonucleoside-diphosphate reductase subunit alpha, whose product MAGGGTVTEVPLASAQLDYHALNAMLNLYGPNGEIQFDKDREAARAYFLQHVNQNTVFFHDLQEKLDYLVENKYYDPAVLAKYDRAFVKSLFEFAYAKKFRFETFLGAFKYYTSYTLKTFDGKRYLERFEDRVCMVALGLADGNEQAALDIVEEVISGRFQPATPTFLNVGKAQRGEPVSCFLLRIEDNMESIARGINSALQLSKRGGGVALLLSNIREHGAPIKHIENQSSGVIPVMKLLEDSFSYANQLGARQGAGAVYLHAHHPDILRFLDTKRENADEKIRIKTLSLGVVIPDITFELAKKNEDMYLFSPYDVERVYGKPFADVSVTEKYDEMVDDSRIRKTKIKARDFFQTIAELQFESGYPYIMFEDTVNKANPIKGRITHSNLCSEILQVSTPSTFNEDLSYDHVGRDISCNLGSLNIAKTMDSPDFAKTIDTAIRALTAVSDQTSIESVPSVKRANESGHAIGLGQMNLHGYLARERIHYGSEEGIDFTNIYFYTVAYHAIAASNRLAIERGRAFGGFEDSKYATGEYFDKYTDQVWEPATDRVRQLFADAGVHIPTQEDWTALKASVMEHGIYNQNLQAVPPTGSISYINNSTSSIHPVPSKIEIRKEGKIGRVYYPAPYLTNDNLEYYEDAYEIGYEKIIDTYAAATQHVDQGLSLTLFFKDTVTTRDVNRAQIYAWRKGIKTLYYIRLRQMALEGTEVEGCVSCML is encoded by the coding sequence GTGGCAGGCGGTGGCACGGTCACCGAGGTGCCCCTGGCGAGCGCGCAGCTCGACTACCACGCGCTCAACGCGATGCTGAACCTCTACGGCCCGAACGGCGAGATCCAGTTCGACAAGGACCGCGAGGCGGCGCGCGCGTACTTCCTCCAGCACGTCAACCAGAACACGGTCTTCTTCCACGACCTGCAGGAGAAGCTCGACTACCTCGTCGAGAACAAGTACTACGACCCGGCCGTGCTGGCGAAGTACGACCGCGCGTTCGTGAAGTCGCTGTTCGAGTTCGCGTACGCCAAGAAGTTCCGCTTCGAGACGTTCCTCGGCGCCTTCAAGTACTACACGTCGTACACGCTCAAGACGTTCGACGGGAAGCGGTACCTCGAGCGCTTCGAGGACCGCGTCTGCATGGTCGCGCTCGGCCTCGCGGACGGGAACGAGCAGGCCGCGCTCGACATCGTCGAGGAGGTCATCTCGGGCCGCTTCCAGCCCGCGACCCCCACGTTCCTCAACGTCGGCAAGGCGCAGCGCGGCGAGCCCGTGTCCTGCTTCCTGCTGCGCATCGAGGACAACATGGAGTCCATCGCGCGCGGCATCAACTCCGCGCTGCAGCTCTCCAAGCGTGGTGGCGGCGTCGCCCTGCTCCTGTCGAACATCCGCGAGCACGGCGCGCCGATCAAGCACATCGAGAACCAGTCGTCCGGCGTCATCCCCGTGATGAAGCTGCTCGAGGACTCGTTCTCCTACGCGAACCAGCTCGGCGCGCGCCAGGGCGCCGGTGCGGTGTACCTGCACGCGCACCACCCGGACATCCTGCGGTTCCTCGACACCAAGCGCGAGAACGCGGACGAGAAGATCCGCATCAAGACGCTGTCGCTCGGCGTCGTGATCCCGGACATCACGTTCGAGCTGGCCAAGAAGAACGAGGACATGTACCTCTTCTCGCCGTACGACGTCGAGCGCGTCTACGGCAAGCCGTTCGCCGACGTCTCGGTCACCGAGAAGTACGACGAGATGGTGGACGACTCGCGCATCCGCAAGACGAAGATCAAGGCGCGCGACTTCTTCCAGACGATCGCCGAGCTGCAGTTCGAGTCCGGCTACCCGTACATCATGTTCGAGGACACGGTGAACAAGGCGAACCCGATCAAGGGCCGCATCACCCACTCGAACCTGTGCTCGGAGATCCTCCAGGTCTCGACGCCCTCGACGTTCAACGAGGACCTCTCGTACGACCACGTCGGCCGCGACATCTCCTGCAACCTCGGCTCGCTGAACATCGCCAAGACGATGGACTCGCCGGACTTCGCGAAGACGATCGACACCGCGATCCGCGCGCTCACCGCCGTCTCGGACCAGACGAGCATCGAGTCGGTGCCGTCGGTCAAGCGCGCGAACGAGTCGGGCCACGCGATCGGCCTCGGCCAGATGAACCTCCACGGCTACCTCGCGCGCGAGCGGATCCACTACGGGTCCGAGGAGGGCATCGACTTCACGAACATCTACTTCTACACGGTCGCCTACCACGCGATCGCGGCGTCGAACCGCCTCGCGATCGAGCGCGGTCGCGCGTTCGGCGGCTTCGAGGACTCGAAGTACGCGACGGGGGAGTACTTCGACAAGTACACCGACCAGGTGTGGGAGCCCGCGACCGACCGCGTGCGCCAGCTCTTCGCGGACGCCGGCGTGCACATCCCGACGCAGGAGGACTGGACGGCGCTCAAGGCCTCGGTCATGGAGCACGGGATCTACAACCAGAACCTCCAGGCCGTCCCGCCGACCGGCTCGATCTCCTACATCAACAACTCGACGTCCTCGATCCACCCGGTGCCGTCGAAGATCGAGATCCGCAAGGAGGGCAAGATCGGGCGCGTCTACTACCCGGCGCCCTACCTGACGAACGACAACCTCGAGTACTACGAGGACGCGTACGAGATCGGCTACGAGAAGATCATCGACACGTACGCCGCCGCGACGCAGCACGTCGACCAGGGCCTGAGCCTCACGCTGTTCTTCAAGGACACGGTCACGACGCGCGACGTCAACCGCGCGCAGATCTACGCGTGGCGCAAGGGCATCAAGACGCTCTACTACATCCGTCTCCGCCAGATGGCCCTGGAGGGCACGGAGGTCGAGGGTTGCGTCAGCTGCATGCTGTAG
- the nrdH gene encoding glutaredoxin-like protein NrdH translates to MSVTVYSKPACVQCDATYRALDKKGIEYSVVDISQDAEALELVRGLGYLQAPVVVAGDEHWSGFRPDQINALAQKVSPVVA, encoded by the coding sequence ATGAGCGTCACGGTCTACAGCAAGCCGGCTTGCGTTCAGTGCGACGCGACGTACCGCGCTCTCGACAAGAAGGGCATCGAGTACTCCGTCGTGGACATCAGCCAGGACGCCGAGGCGCTCGAGCTCGTGCGCGGGCTCGGCTACCTGCAGGCGCCCGTGGTCGTGGCCGGGGACGAGCACTGGTCCGGGTTCCGTCCCGACCAGATCAACGCTCTCGCGCAGAAGGTCTCGCCGGTCGTCGCCTGA
- the nrdI gene encoding class Ib ribonucleoside-diphosphate reductase assembly flavoprotein NrdI, producing MGSLVYFSSVSENTHRFVQRLDLPALGMDVQRIPLRPTEGFLRVEEPYVLMVPTYGGGNEGGAVPRQVVKFLNDVHNRSLIRGVIAAGNTNFGDAYCIAGDIISAKCQVPYLYAFELLGTAEDAARVRDGLGRFWQRQSRIPA from the coding sequence GTGGGGTCGCTCGTGTACTTCTCCAGCGTCAGCGAGAACACGCACCGGTTCGTCCAGCGGCTCGACCTGCCGGCCCTCGGCATGGACGTGCAGCGCATCCCGCTGCGTCCCACCGAGGGCTTCCTGCGCGTCGAGGAGCCGTACGTGCTCATGGTCCCGACCTACGGGGGCGGCAACGAGGGCGGTGCCGTCCCGCGTCAGGTCGTGAAGTTCCTCAACGACGTGCACAACCGGTCGTTGATCCGCGGCGTCATCGCCGCGGGCAACACCAACTTCGGCGACGCCTACTGCATCGCCGGCGACATCATCTCCGCGAAGTGCCAGGTGCCCTACCTGTACGCCTTCGAACTCCTGGGAACAGCCGAGGACGCCGCGCGCGTCCGCGACGGATTGGGACGATTTTGGCAACGACAGTCACGGATTCCGGCGTGA
- the yicI gene encoding alpha-xylosidase: MKFTDGYWQVRPGMHPLYAVEVDDVRADEAAGTLTVYAPTAKIRGRGDTLNRPMLTTTYSSPAPGVIRVRVEHHQGAVRRGPAFEVTGEPGFRPEVEVHDDVAVLRSKDLAVRVHRGDRWRVDFEADGEVLTSSLPKSVGHVTADDGRAWTHEQLALEPGELVYGLGERFGPFVKNGQVVDIWNEDGGTSSEQAYKSVPLYLTTKGYGVFVEHPEKVSFEVASEVNTRVQFSVEGQSLEYLVIQGPTPKDVLRRYTALTGRPARVPAWSFGLWLTTSFTTSYDEQTVNGFIDGMAERDLPLSVFHFDCFWMREYQWVDFEWDPRTFPDPEGMLRRLHDRGLKVCVWINPYVAQRSPLFAEAAEQGFLVKREDGSVWQWDLWQAGMGLVDFTNPDATAWYVGKLEGLLDQGVDCFKTDFGERIPVDGIAWHDGSDPRKMHNYYAQLYNEAVFRLLERTRGEGEAVLFARSATAGGQQFPVHWGGDCDSTYASMAESLRGGLSMSMSGFGYWSHDMGGFEGTPDPGVFKRWTAFGLLSSHSRLHGSGSVRVPWAFDDEAVDVTRKFTHLKLSLMPYLGRVAEEAHTDGVPMMRPLVLELPHDRAGYTADTQYLLGDALLVAPVFRADGRVEYYVPEGTWTRLVQPDDGPALSETVTGPRWVTETHGFDSLPVLVRPGTVLPVGARTDRPDYAWADGVTLHAFELPDGYDELVVVPPSDGAPGATFRVRRSGATLTVSSDDAPAAWSVRAGSAAAEAHGATSVTIDLG, encoded by the coding sequence ATGAAGTTCACCGACGGGTACTGGCAGGTCCGGCCCGGCATGCACCCGCTCTACGCGGTCGAGGTCGACGACGTCCGCGCGGACGAGGCGGCCGGCACGCTCACCGTGTACGCGCCGACGGCGAAGATCCGCGGCCGCGGCGACACTCTCAACCGCCCGATGCTCACGACGACGTACTCCTCGCCCGCACCCGGCGTGATCCGGGTGCGCGTGGAGCACCACCAGGGTGCGGTGCGCCGGGGCCCGGCGTTCGAGGTGACCGGCGAGCCCGGGTTCCGGCCCGAGGTCGAGGTGCACGACGACGTCGCGGTCCTGCGGTCCAAGGACCTCGCGGTGCGCGTGCACCGGGGCGACCGCTGGCGCGTCGACTTCGAGGCGGACGGCGAGGTGCTGACCTCCTCGCTGCCGAAGTCCGTCGGGCACGTCACGGCCGACGACGGCCGCGCCTGGACGCACGAGCAGCTCGCGCTCGAGCCCGGCGAGCTCGTCTACGGCCTGGGGGAGCGGTTCGGCCCGTTCGTCAAGAACGGCCAGGTCGTGGACATCTGGAACGAGGACGGCGGGACGTCGAGCGAGCAGGCGTACAAGTCCGTGCCGCTCTACCTCACGACCAAGGGCTACGGGGTGTTCGTCGAGCACCCGGAGAAGGTGTCGTTCGAGGTCGCCTCCGAGGTGAACACGCGCGTCCAGTTCTCCGTCGAGGGGCAGTCGCTCGAGTACCTGGTCATCCAGGGCCCGACGCCCAAGGACGTGCTGCGCCGGTACACGGCGCTGACGGGCCGCCCCGCGCGCGTGCCGGCGTGGTCGTTCGGCCTGTGGCTCACGACGTCGTTCACGACGAGCTACGACGAGCAGACGGTGAACGGGTTCATCGACGGCATGGCCGAGCGCGACCTGCCGCTGTCGGTGTTCCACTTCGACTGCTTCTGGATGCGCGAGTACCAGTGGGTCGACTTCGAGTGGGACCCGCGCACGTTCCCCGACCCCGAGGGCATGCTGCGCCGCCTGCACGACCGCGGGCTCAAGGTGTGCGTGTGGATCAACCCCTACGTCGCGCAGCGCTCGCCGCTCTTCGCGGAGGCCGCGGAGCAGGGCTTCCTCGTGAAGCGCGAGGACGGGTCGGTCTGGCAGTGGGACCTGTGGCAGGCGGGCATGGGGCTGGTGGACTTCACCAACCCCGACGCGACCGCGTGGTACGTCGGCAAGCTCGAGGGCCTGCTCGACCAGGGCGTCGACTGCTTCAAGACCGACTTCGGCGAGCGGATCCCCGTCGACGGGATCGCGTGGCACGACGGCTCCGACCCGCGCAAGATGCACAACTACTACGCCCAGCTCTACAACGAGGCGGTCTTCCGGCTGCTCGAGCGCACGCGCGGCGAGGGCGAGGCGGTCCTGTTCGCGCGGTCCGCGACGGCGGGCGGCCAGCAGTTCCCCGTGCACTGGGGCGGCGACTGCGACTCGACGTACGCGTCGATGGCCGAGTCGCTGCGCGGCGGCCTCTCGATGTCGATGTCGGGGTTCGGCTACTGGAGCCACGACATGGGCGGCTTCGAGGGCACGCCGGACCCGGGCGTGTTCAAGCGCTGGACGGCGTTCGGCCTCCTCTCGTCGCACTCGCGCCTGCACGGCTCGGGCTCGGTGCGGGTCCCGTGGGCGTTCGACGACGAGGCCGTCGACGTCACGCGCAAGTTCACGCACCTCAAGCTTTCGCTCATGCCGTACCTCGGGCGGGTGGCCGAGGAGGCGCACACCGACGGCGTGCCGATGATGCGGCCGCTCGTGCTCGAGCTCCCGCACGACCGCGCCGGGTACACCGCGGACACGCAGTACCTGCTGGGCGACGCGCTCCTCGTCGCGCCGGTGTTCCGCGCGGACGGCCGCGTGGAGTACTACGTGCCGGAGGGCACGTGGACGCGTCTCGTGCAGCCCGACGACGGCCCCGCCCTGAGCGAGACCGTGACGGGCCCGCGCTGGGTCACCGAGACCCACGGGTTCGACTCGCTCCCGGTGCTCGTGCGCCCGGGCACCGTCCTGCCGGTCGGCGCCCGCACGGACCGGCCGGACTACGCCTGGGCCGACGGCGTCACGCTGCACGCGTTCGAGCTGCCCGACGGGTACGACGAGCTCGTGGTCGTCCCGCCGTCGGACGGCGCGCCCGGGGCCACGTTCCGCGTCCGCCGGTCGGGCGCGACGCTCACCGTCTCGTCCGACGACGCCCCTGCGGCCTGGTCCGTCCGGGCCGGCTCCGCGGCGGCCGAGGCGCACGGCGCGACGAGCGTGACGATCGACCTCGGCTGA
- a CDS encoding alpha/beta fold hydrolase — protein MTTSRTVAVAGSPVHVVEDGEGPAVLLLHGSGPGTTGSGAWAATAESLRSSWRVVAPDHAGFGRTPLPPGSRGGLRVWTDQAAGLMDALGLESYAVVGHSMGGAVALALAAARPRNVTSVVGVSAMGAPGAPLSADLDAVWAASPDRAGAREMLSRLFLDPAHVTGSAVDARAAAMRAGAEAFASMFPPPRARWSEDLTLSTRQLSAVRAPVLLVHGAQDRVTPLRTTALPLLDHLSDVRLHVLGRCGHVPAVEHAPEFVRLLRDFLARSALEPSGAGR, from the coding sequence GTGACGACGAGCCGGACCGTCGCCGTCGCGGGCTCTCCCGTCCACGTGGTCGAGGACGGAGAGGGGCCGGCGGTCCTGTTGCTGCACGGCTCGGGCCCCGGCACCACCGGGTCCGGGGCCTGGGCAGCGACCGCCGAGTCGCTGCGCTCTTCCTGGCGCGTCGTCGCTCCGGACCACGCGGGCTTCGGGAGGACGCCGCTCCCACCGGGCTCGCGGGGCGGGCTGCGCGTGTGGACCGACCAGGCCGCGGGTCTCATGGACGCCCTCGGCCTCGAGTCCTACGCCGTGGTGGGGCACTCGATGGGTGGTGCCGTGGCTCTGGCGCTGGCGGCCGCACGCCCCCGGAACGTCACGTCCGTCGTGGGTGTCTCGGCGATGGGCGCACCGGGGGCGCCCCTGTCGGCGGACCTCGACGCCGTCTGGGCCGCCTCCCCCGACCGAGCCGGGGCGCGGGAGATGCTGAGCCGGCTGTTCCTCGACCCGGCGCACGTCACCGGGTCGGCCGTCGACGCACGGGCGGCCGCGATGCGCGCCGGGGCGGAGGCGTTCGCGTCGATGTTCCCGCCGCCCCGGGCGCGGTGGTCGGAGGACCTGACCCTGTCGACGCGTCAGCTCTCCGCGGTCCGCGCGCCCGTCCTGCTCGTCCACGGCGCGCAGGACCGCGTCACCCCCTTGAGGACCACGGCGCTGCCGCTCCTCGATCACCTGAGCGACGTCCGCCTGCACGTGCTCGGGCGATGCGGGCACGTGCCGGCGGTGGAGCACGCTCCGGAGTTCGTCCGCCTGCTGAGGGACTTCCTGGCGAGGTCGGCGCTCGAACCGTCCGGTGCCGGACGGTGA
- a CDS encoding carbohydrate ABC transporter permease, which produces MSTVTTTPADAVAPGADASSPRRALRATRQDERYRRGVGRWFVLAAAILVALLMLSPFVIMVLNAFKSPAEYSQDGPLSIPKELYLDGVQNFWTRTNFPQKLWNSVFISALVAVFGTLLSLLSAYAIGVGRIKGRLWIVTLFLVANMLPQEALIYPLFDMAQKVGLSNSQWSIIIIFTVIQAAFGTYLLASVLGTFPPALLEAAQLDGAGRWRILWQVVYPIVKPTLGVLMIFFFIWTWNEFFIPLVMLTTNDTQTIPIALASLQGDRMMDAPTTNAGALVSLIPALVFFLIFQRTLTRGVTAGAVK; this is translated from the coding sequence ATGTCCACCGTCACCACCACCCCCGCGGACGCCGTGGCGCCGGGCGCCGACGCGTCCAGCCCCCGCCGCGCCCTGCGCGCCACGCGGCAGGACGAGCGCTACCGCCGCGGCGTCGGCCGCTGGTTCGTGCTCGCCGCCGCGATCCTCGTCGCCCTGCTCATGCTGTCGCCGTTCGTCATCATGGTGCTCAACGCGTTCAAGTCGCCGGCCGAGTACTCCCAGGACGGCCCGCTGAGCATCCCGAAGGAGCTCTACCTCGACGGCGTGCAGAACTTCTGGACGCGGACGAACTTCCCGCAGAAGCTCTGGAACTCCGTCTTCATCTCGGCGCTCGTCGCCGTGTTCGGCACGCTCCTGTCGCTGCTCAGCGCGTACGCGATCGGCGTCGGCCGCATCAAGGGCCGCCTCTGGATCGTCACGCTGTTCCTCGTGGCGAACATGCTGCCGCAGGAGGCGCTCATCTACCCGCTGTTCGACATGGCTCAGAAGGTCGGCCTGTCGAACTCGCAGTGGTCGATCATCATCATCTTCACGGTCATCCAGGCGGCGTTCGGCACGTACCTGCTCGCGTCCGTGCTCGGGACGTTCCCGCCCGCGCTGCTCGAGGCGGCCCAGCTCGACGGCGCCGGACGCTGGCGCATCCTGTGGCAGGTCGTCTACCCGATCGTCAAGCCCACGCTCGGCGTCCTCATGATCTTCTTCTTCATCTGGACGTGGAACGAGTTCTTCATCCCGCTGGTCATGCTGACGACCAACGACACCCAGACGATCCCCATCGCGCTCGCGTCGCTCCAGGGCGACCGGATGATGGACGCCCCGACGACCAACGCGGGCGCGCTCGTGTCGCTGATCCCCGCGCTGGTCTTCTTCCTCATCTTCCAGCGGACCCTCACCCGGGGCGTCACGGCGGGCGCCGTGAAGTGA
- a CDS encoding sugar ABC transporter permease: MNVYYSLFKWRGGMAPMRWYGLGNYADLLHDSAFWTSFQNSIAMILAMVVVPTLIGLVLAAVLFDYLGRRFGPRVAAFLRATYYLPQILPVAVAGVLWNWILNAQTGALNVILRGIGIENPPNWLGDTTTALPSVMLVLIWVQIGYPVVIFMSALQRVDPELYEAAELDGAGWWRRFGAITIPQIRPETFVVTLTCTVAALKVFGPIYVLTRGGPESSTLVPSYYSYLNFFDKSKVGYGAAVATVLTLVIIVVAVVILALQSRAERREQEGR, translated from the coding sequence ATGAACGTCTACTACAGCCTGTTCAAGTGGCGCGGCGGCATGGCGCCGATGCGCTGGTACGGGCTGGGGAACTACGCCGACCTCCTGCACGACTCGGCGTTCTGGACCTCGTTCCAGAACTCCATCGCGATGATCCTCGCGATGGTCGTCGTGCCGACCCTCATCGGCCTCGTCCTCGCGGCCGTGCTGTTCGACTACCTCGGCCGGCGCTTCGGCCCGCGCGTCGCGGCCTTCCTGCGCGCCACGTACTACCTGCCGCAGATCCTGCCTGTCGCCGTCGCCGGCGTGCTGTGGAACTGGATCCTCAACGCCCAGACCGGTGCGCTCAACGTGATCCTGCGCGGGATCGGCATCGAGAACCCGCCCAACTGGCTCGGCGACACGACGACCGCGCTGCCGAGCGTCATGCTCGTGCTCATCTGGGTGCAGATCGGCTACCCCGTCGTCATCTTCATGTCGGCGCTCCAGCGCGTGGACCCCGAGCTGTACGAGGCAGCCGAGCTCGACGGCGCGGGCTGGTGGCGCCGCTTCGGGGCCATCACGATCCCGCAGATCCGTCCCGAGACGTTCGTCGTCACGCTCACGTGCACGGTCGCCGCGCTCAAGGTGTTCGGTCCCATCTACGTGCTCACGCGCGGCGGGCCGGAGAGCTCGACGCTCGTCCCGAGCTACTACTCGTACCTCAACTTCTTCGACAAGTCGAAGGTCGGCTACGGCGCCGCGGTGGCGACCGTGCTGACCCTCGTCATCATCGTCGTCGCCGTCGTGATCCTCGCGCTGCAGAGCCGCGCCGAGCGTCGTGAGCAGGAGGGCCGCTGA